Sequence from the Cucumis sativus cultivar 9930 chromosome 1, Cucumber_9930_V3, whole genome shotgun sequence genome:
ACCACAATCAGCATGATCGTTTACCCATACCAACATGATCATTTACCAATATCAACACGATCATGTACTATATTTAATACGATCACCATGGTCAAACGATTGTGTACCTAAgtcaacacaatcgtttacTAATTTCAATACAATCATTTAGCTAGCGTGATCCAATGATCGTTTATCATTATCAACACAATCCtttaatgtaaattatttCACTGCACGATCGTCTATTCTTGCATTGTGTTTATTATTATCgttttgtacattttattcttttattcagtGATAGATGtatatctatttctttctatcactattaaatactaaattgtattttcttacaaaatacAATGTCTATTCCTATCgttgttttttatggaggtCAATGGAATGGATGCAATGTCTATGAAAATTACTCAGTTGCTGGATTTTTTGTAGATGTCTGAATCAGCTTTAATTGTTTGGTTGACATAATATACGAAGAGATTCAATTAGATGGATTGGTAAAATTATCTGTTTTACTTGATTTTAGTAAAAACAACGTTCAAACTGTGGTGCcaataaagaaagacaatgatgTTGCTTGGTATTTAGCTTTTGCTAAAAGATGCAACCAGAAGACATCCATTAGTTGCTCATGTAAGTGTTAATTCTTTGGAGTACTGTACGAGAGAATGTTGAGATGTCGTTGAATATAggttattcttttatttgagaaGATGAAGTTATATGAGAGATTTGTTATCATGTTTAGCCAATCATTTATGGAACACTTAAGTTGGTATCCTCATAGAATTcttgctttttaaaaaaacgtaaaaaagaaaagttatatttttcgCACAAAAAGACCAATCAATTTGAAATGGGATATTTTAATGTAAAGGCCTGCAGCCGATAAGGCGGGGACGAGCCATTCAACCGGAAGCCCAGAAGTGCAAGCCGGAAAGGGTCACACAGTCGCCGGAATGGCGTTCCAGCTCTGCTATTCGCCGCCCACCTTCTTTACCGAACACCATTTCCTTTCCAATTCTCTCACTCCTCAACGTAAAACAACTCTGTCCAACTCCTCTCCTCTTTTCAAGCTCAGTCCCATTCCTCGTCACTCAAAACCGTTCCTCCAAATTACCAATGTCTCGCTACAGGAACACGCTCCTCAAGATACCCAAAATACAATTCCCTCTGCTGATGAAATCTCCAAATACCCAGATTCGAAATCCGGTTCCTCCTCGAACAGCTCCGTTTGGGTCAATCCTAGAAGCCCCAGAGCTTCCAAACTTCGGAAGCAGTCGTACGAAGCAAGATATGCTTCTCTTATTAGAGTATCGGAGTCTTTAGACTCTTCTAATCCATGTGAGGTAGATGTTGCTGATGTCTTGAAGGTGATAGGTAATAACATTTTAGAACGGGACGCTATTTTAGTGCTGAATAACATGTCAAATTCCCAAACTGCGTTGCTTGCTCTTCGCTACTTCCAGGATATGCTGAAATCAAGTAAACagacaattttttataacGTGACACTGAAGGTGTTTAGGAAGTGCAGAGATATGGAGGGTGCAGAGAAACTGTTCGAAGAAATGATTAACAGAGGAGTTAAGCCTGATAATGTGACATTTTCTACAATTATTAGTTGTGCTAGGTTGTGTTCTTTACCAAGTAAGGCTGTTGAGTGGTTTGAGAAGATGCCAAGTTTTGACTGTAATCCTGATGATGTTACTTACTCTACGATGATTGATGCCTATGGACGTGCTGGTAATGTTGACATGGCTTTCAGTTTGTATGACCGTGCAAGAACGGAAAACTGGCGAATTGATCCTGCGACATTCTCGACAATGATCAAAATTCATGGAGTGGCTGGGAACTATGATGGGTGCTTGAATGTTTATGAAGAAATGAAGGCTATAGGCATCAAGCCAAACTTGGTTATATATAACTGCTTGTTGGATGCTATGGGTAGGGCTAAAAGACCTTGGCAGATCAAAACCATTTACAAAGAGATGATTAAAAATGGATTTTCACCAAGTTGGGCAACTTATGCTTCTCTTTTACGTGCCTATGGAAGAGCCAGGTATGGTGAGGATGCTCTCATTGTTTACAAGGAGATGAAGGAAAAGGGACTGCAGTTAAACGTAATTCTCTACAATACGCTTTTAGCTATGTGTGCTGATGTTGGCTATGTTAATGAGGCTGTTGAAATTTTTCAAGATATGAAGAGTTCTGGCACTTGCTCACCTGACAGTTGGACATTTTCTTCCATGATCACCATATATTCCTGCGGTGGAAAAGTATCAGAGGCTGAAGAAATGTTGAACGATATGGTGGAAGCTGGTTTTGACCCTAATATCTTTGTCTTAACATCACTAATCCAGTGCTATGGGAAAGCTAAACGTGTTGATGATGTAGTGAGGACATTCAATCAATTGATAGAGTTAGGATTAACTCCAGACGATCGATTCTGTGGCTGCCTTCTCAATGTGATTACCCAGACACCAAAAGGGGAACTTGGTAAGCTGATTGATTGTGTTGTGAGAGCTAATCCAAAACTCGGGTTTGTGGTTGAACTCTTGCTAGGGGAGCAAGACAAGGAAGGAAATTTCAGAACTGAAGCCTCAGAACTCTTTAGTGTTGTCAGTGCTGATGTGAGAAAAGCTTACTGCAATTGCTTAATTGATCTCTGTGTAAATTTAGATCTTTTGGATAAGGCATGTGAACTACTGGATTTGGGGCTTACACTTCAGATATATAAAGATTTGCAGTCCAGGTCTCCAACTCAGTGGTCTCTTTATCTTAAGGGTCTTTCTCTTGGGGCTGCTCTCACTGCATTACACGTTTGGATAAAGGACTTAACAAAGGTACTTGAATCTGGGGAGGAACTTCCACCATTACTTGGAATAAATACTGGACATGGAAAACACAAGTATTCAGATAAGGGTTTGGCAAGCGTCTTTGAATCACATTTAAAGGAATTAAATGCTCCATTCCATGAGGCTCCAGAAAAGGTCGGATGGTTTTTGACAACTAAAGTGGCAGCAAAATCATGGTTGGAGTCTAGAAGTTCCCCTGAATTGGTTGCAGCATAGGTTGTACCTGAAAGGTCCAATAATATCTGTTGTGATATCTTTCATTTAAACCCTTTTCTCCCCTTTCTTTTAAACGGCCATATCTTTCTTGAAAGACAGCTTTATGGTAAAGGATGCAATGAAGAGTTCTGCTATCTTTGTTCTTTCATCGTATTATAATTCATTGGAATGTCATATCAATCTTTAATCACTGTTTTTTTGCTTACTGCTAATTTCTTTGTGGTATATTTCGCACTTGGTTAACTCTCTCAACAAACACCCTTTCGAATATGTGCAAgattagttttgtttattagtagATCTGACAAGCATACTGGAGTTTCATTATTATGCTGCTAAAGGGAGGTGATAGAGAAGCTAAGGTGAACGATCATGTTCAAACATGCTAcgatgataaaatttgtttcttgagAGTAGAGAAAAACTAACGAGTGGAATGGAGAGGaaaattagattatttttgttaCCAGAGTGTGACTTAGATACTCTTTAGAATTAGAAGAATCCTGGTCTCTTGTAGAGTTGAAAACATTGATGAATTAGGCTCTCAGAGTCCTACTTGATGTTGGGTTTTGCCTTGGACATGTCAAGATGAAAGAAGATGTAGAAAACTGGCTGGATAAAAGGCAGAAGAGGGGGAGAAGACTAACTCGCAAGTGTCAGCAAGAGTTTTGTTGTTCTGGGGACCAAGCTGGAAGGTGCGTAATACATCTGTCCATGGGACTAGGTTGTTATTGCTGCTGAGATCGACTCTCGAAAACCTGCTGTTGAGGTAACAAATCCAGAGACTTTCTAATTTCttagttttctttaagtttCCTTATTTGGTCTGTCTTTCCCCCCTTTTAACTGGAGTGTTGTTGCCTGTACCATATGAGAAACAAATTGGATTCTGAACTCATGGAAACTACGAGGAGCCTATGTTGGAACTAGAATGGTTCATTCAGACTCAGGCTCCTTCCTAATAAGTGGTATGGTGTTAGTTTCAGAGGAGCAATGGATTGACTTCTAAattgtcaaatatttttatcaaagtCTTCAAAGAACTCAGAGGAATATCActttctttttaggaaaaaagaaatgccAAGTCAATACAACGTACTTGACCTCTGCGAGTCATTCCTTGTAAGCCTCAAGAGACGTCTAATctcttctgtttttcttttatttttgccGACTTTGTTAATGCAAGGATGTATTCAGcatttctaaaacaaaatgtcAAAGTCATTGACTTTGATcctttagtattttaattttccagTATGAACTCTTTGGTAATGCACATAACATGgtactatattttaatttcttatctttaattttcagTCGTTGGCTGTGTATATTATATTCCAACAGGTCATGGAGAAGCAGTGTAATGCTTGGCACGTTCTGATGCTTTACAATGGTAGATCATCTCAAACTCACAAGCTATATATGTTCACAAGATATTCATTTCTTAACCATTCATTAACAAATGGGAAACTGCATTGTCCTGCCTTCTGTTCGGTCCCCGCAGAAAAAGCTTAGAGGGCTTAAAAAAGCCACGGAGTTAGCTACAACTATTGTCTGTTCTGCTACCGAATGTGGTAACGACCCTCTTCTGAAGGACTTTAAATCTTCAACCAAAACTAGCCTCCAAGTTTGTGAGGTTCGAAATGTTGTTCCATGCTTGAAAGAGCTCGAGAATCTTCTAGCTTCCTTGAAGATAGTCTACTCGGACGAAGCAGGAGCAAAGAAAGTGAAGATTGTGGTTACTAAGGAACAGTTTAAGTTGCTGTTGTCGAATGCAAAGAAGTTGCAATATCGACATAGATTGTTGAGCTACACAGGCCCCCGTAAAGGGTGTAAAAATTGGCGGCCAACGTTGTCTGCAATCTCGGAGGAAGAAGATTTTTGAATAACTGTATAGGTTACAGAGATGATGGAGATCAAGTACAAAATTCAAGTGTTTGTGCTTTATACCTACGGATGCTGAATTTATACCAGCTTCGTTTATGAGAGTTTTCCATTGAATGATCTTACGAAGGCAAACTGCAAGCACaacaagaaaacaatgaaGAGAAATACGTACTAATACAAAACTCTCTTTGTTAGGTTCGAAAactcaattttgttcttttttcagggaggttttgtttttcccttccctctaaaaaaattatcttttagaATATACTATTCAAAACGAGAAGAGATTTAAACCTTCACCTCGCGTACGATGCACTATAACCCATTCAAATTCGTTTGAAATTAGAGATATTTAATGGTCGATTTCGGTCTCTACTAATATTAGGCTAAAATCCTATTTTGGTCTCTAAACTTTGGTATCTTACTTTATTCTACTCCATAAACCTTACAAATGTctattgaacttttaaaatatttaaaatgcgCTCTGCTACGAAGATTTTGTTAAATCTGTAATGAAATAATAAGGTGGGGTTTATCattcttaaaaacaataattggCTATATTAAAACGATTTCTTTCACCTTTTTATTGACAATGCAGAAATTTGTGAATTTGTTAAATGTATAAGGAGTTTTGAAGAATCTACTAAATTGTGAGCATTTAATAACAAACTTGTGAATTTGTTAAATGTATAAAGAGTTTTGAAGAATCTACTAAATTGTGagcatttattgaaataactATAAAATTGCATATGTATGAAAAATTGTACCTACATATTAAGTCATATTTTGTTGGAGGAGATAGGGTATGGGGAGAGTATGAatccatattcatattttttatatttaaattatatttaaacataaagttctATTTCTTAAACTGATAACCGATGACTATATCATATATACTTATCGATTTCTCTCTCATCatctaaatcaaataaattgacTCATTCCATCCtattgttttaagttttattccatatgagctatCAGGGAAAACTAGTGGACCTACATATCATGAGATCCAACGATCCGAGATTAActggctaaactcttttagaccaaactaatcaacatttgttaactaacgggtcattccactaaagtcctGTAGTTGCACttccctcactatagatatatttgtgtccatttgatataaccatgatcggtaagttaatccttcgGTTGTTCGTAACCTCGACTGTGTCAAATTACCGTTTTATCCTCGggattacatcttgctccttaagttccactgatccactattgaaccATTGATTTAAAGTCCAACCTATAAACCAAATCCCTCTCgagccaatgagagggtgagACCCCTTGTTCAGGACCTGGATACAATGCATAAGGGAATAACCTATCTACTGACTCTAATGAGGTCAAGAATGAACTTCATCTTGCACCCTATGTCCCAAACTATCCACCCAGTTTTACCCCTAAAATGGGAGGCATATTAGGCCAACACTAAAGAGCTATCCTTActtatgcagatctaaggataatctcgtgtgaacaaaagttcatagttaactcataattaaaattaagttacctaggtcatcaataattaagataattagttttaaatagtaaacgaggttataacgtaaaagtaACTATTTCATActtcagtcttatgtaaatattttacataggatgcccctACTTTCATGTATCTACATGAACAATtcaggatcacctcgtttgtactaactataAAGTGGACTGCatcatagtttctctaaataagacGTTCAacctttattcatatactatagactatttaagctatatactcgaacttgatccacgtttatgtaGTCTCCacataaagtttaagtttacTAAAAAATAACCTTGAgatttagtttattggatttaagattatagtattcaatttcaaaacaatgaCTTTTATTGAGtaaaatatgattacaaactatgAATTTTAGGACATAAGTTTCAACATAGTCATCGTACAATTAAGCTCATTTCCTTTAAAttcattaattgaaaattttgaaaccaaaagataatttaagcctaaaatttagaaaaaataaaaaccacttctagataatataaaataatgttcccttataataatatcaattaactaaattaaaattttgataccccgtgttaatttttaattatctctAGTGAGGTCTCCAACTTTCAATTGTTTCCTAAGACCCAAATCCATTatggttttgtaatttttacaAACTTGTCCTAATAAAAAGTTGATGGAAATATGAAAGTTGTATTAAGTTCatgaattcaaaaaatatacaCCTCCGATATTAATAAAGTTGGAAACAAATTGAATGGAacaaatagataattaaagtacttgtttgaaataaaatcgAAAACGTCgatatttcaaattcaaacgaTGATTCTACGAGTTcgtaaactaaactaaaccgGTAACTTAATCAATTAcccaaaacaatttaaatcaCATTCCATTGGAATAATCTTTcttgaacttttcttttaccttaAGAATAATTCCTCACGAGATCCTTGGGCATAGAAAtcttatatatacatttaattaatcaattaacaaaatcaatctCCACCGACGAGAAAAGcgagaatatatataatacaagcTTAGCATCAACAACATAAACcccattattattaaataccAAACCTTGTTTGACATAAgctttaatttcataattcaAAAGCAGaataatcatattattttattattctaaaagttgttctttgattgagaaaaaggattagaaaaagaaaaagaaaaaga
This genomic interval carries:
- the LOC101213183 gene encoding pentatricopeptide repeat-containing protein At4g16390, chloroplastic produces the protein MAFQLCYSPPTFFTEHHFLSNSLTPQRKTTLSNSSPLFKLSPIPRHSKPFLQITNVSLQEHAPQDTQNTIPSADEISKYPDSKSGSSSNSSVWVNPRSPRASKLRKQSYEARYASLIRVSESLDSSNPCEVDVADVLKVIGNNILERDAILVLNNMSNSQTALLALRYFQDMLKSSKQTIFYNVTLKVFRKCRDMEGAEKLFEEMINRGVKPDNVTFSTIISCARLCSLPSKAVEWFEKMPSFDCNPDDVTYSTMIDAYGRAGNVDMAFSLYDRARTENWRIDPATFSTMIKIHGVAGNYDGCLNVYEEMKAIGIKPNLVIYNCLLDAMGRAKRPWQIKTIYKEMIKNGFSPSWATYASLLRAYGRARYGEDALIVYKEMKEKGLQLNVILYNTLLAMCADVGYVNEAVEIFQDMKSSGTCSPDSWTFSSMITIYSCGGKVSEAEEMLNDMVEAGFDPNIFVLTSLIQCYGKAKRVDDVVRTFNQLIELGLTPDDRFCGCLLNVITQTPKGELGKLIDCVVRANPKLGFVVELLLGEQDKEGNFRTEASELFSVVSADVRKAYCNCLIDLCVNLDLLDKACELLDLGLTLQIYKDLQSRSPTQWSLYLKGLSLGAALTALHVWIKDLTKVLESGEELPPLLGINTGHGKHKYSDKGLASVFESHLKELNAPFHEAPEKVGWFLTTKVAAKSWLESRSSPELVAA